The following coding sequences lie in one Metallumcola ferriviriculae genomic window:
- a CDS encoding carbon-nitrogen family hydrolase has protein sequence MKVTVIQMDVALGNPEINRKRVSELIGSAVSGRGQVVVLPEMWNTGYALDKLDVIADRSGEPSTGLLQSLAREHKVDIIGGSVSSNENSKFFNRALVVNSQGELVHTYNKIHLFRLMKEEQYLHPGNRNKPFDLAGVKWGLIICYDLRFPELTRKLAVDGAEILAVPAEWPKVRLHHWRSLLIARAIENQQYVVAVNRVGSDGKNVFGGHSMVVDPLGEVLYEAGEQEEVFTVDIDIGKVAEVRQAIPVFSDRCPDCY, from the coding sequence ATGAAGGTGACAGTAATTCAGATGGATGTGGCGTTGGGGAACCCGGAAATTAATCGTAAAAGGGTATCAGAATTGATTGGCAGTGCCGTTTCCGGTAGGGGACAGGTAGTGGTGCTGCCGGAAATGTGGAATACCGGTTATGCGTTGGATAAATTAGATGTTATTGCTGACAGAAGTGGTGAACCGAGCACCGGTTTGCTGCAAAGTTTGGCTAGGGAGCATAAGGTTGACATAATTGGTGGGTCCGTATCGAGTAATGAAAATAGCAAGTTTTTCAATAGAGCATTGGTGGTGAACAGTCAAGGGGAATTAGTGCACACCTACAATAAAATTCATTTATTTAGGTTAATGAAGGAGGAGCAGTACCTGCACCCGGGCAACAGAAATAAACCATTTGACTTGGCAGGGGTGAAGTGGGGGCTTATTATTTGCTATGATTTGCGTTTCCCGGAATTAACTAGAAAGCTAGCTGTAGACGGGGCGGAAATCCTGGCAGTACCAGCTGAGTGGCCAAAGGTGAGATTGCATCATTGGCGCAGTTTGTTGATAGCTCGTGCCATAGAAAACCAACAGTATGTGGTGGCAGTCAATCGAGTGGGTTCTGATGGAAAGAATGTTTTTGGTGGTCACTCCATGGTAGTGGATCCTTTGGGTGAGGTGCTTTATGAGGCTGGTGAGCAGGAAGAGGTCTTTACGGTAGATATTGACATTGGTAAAGTAGCCGAGGTAAGACAGGCAATTCCAGTTTTTTCTGACCGCTGCCCAGACTGCTACTAA
- the addB gene encoding helicase-exonuclease AddAB subunit AddB — protein sequence MSVTFILGRAGSGKTHFCLEEIKEELLQNPEGPPLIFLVPEQATFQLERELINTPGLDCFARVQVLSFRRLAFRIFQQTGGMVRPHISEMGKRMLIRSVLAKEAKNLKLFSHLSGDFGFCDTVASSISEFKMYGLAAEELECEAAALVDNVAKKLLADKLHDMAIAYQGLETALDGRYTDPDDYMRWVAEKMPESDLIQGAKVWVDGFSGFTVHEYAVLAQLFSSAAVVKMALCLPHWAAADKLSEHDIFYPTWRTYQQLLALSAETGAAVEKTVKLEGKPPRFNNPWLQHLEAQLSCWPGEQKEGQPQGIRVTGAANRRTEIETAARQMIALARDRDWRWREMSVMCRGLEPYADLVRTIFKDYGIPFFIDKSQGVAHHPLVELLRSSMETVASNWRHEVVFRCLKTDLLPLDREEVDRLENYCLACGIEGSLWTMEHRWQYIAELDLENNVAAVKSQEDYLADINELRDKVRACFQPLAQFSSGRHKVREISRACWQYLDLLAVAENMAVWRDEDERQGDLTRAQEHVQVWDQVIELLDQMVECLGEEELTLREYLTILEAGLEQLKVGLIPPGLDQVLVGSIDRSRNPNVKALFFLGANDGIFPRQFSEEQIFGDEEREYLQAEGLEIALSSRMKLLEEQYFIYIGMTRASQYLSISYALADEEGKEMRPSAILHTIKNIFPQLEIDYCGMEPEGECQTREYLVPGPGSIILLINKLRQVKEGAEFPLVWQNLFNFYLNRNSTRDLLLSLLGSLSFSPSQKNLSDDSINQLYSNPIKVSVSRLEQYARCPFSYFAEHVLKLRERRQLTLDALNLGKIYHQILSEFVLNLEQEQLLWKTLDAVKKKELADRVLAQIHRNLERTGLLKDAKNRYLLKQVRENIYYALDILTEHAQRGEFVTRWVETSFDRGGQLQPLEVQVNEKWSLMLRGRVDRIDLTDGGGKKYLRIVDYKTNDTRFHWWQFYYGLQLQLLTYLWAAVDSIPALVAEEVAAAGAFYFPVSRPLVASNGPLTEEAAHRQVKLKSKMQGVLLRDHEAVSRMGVDGVGYSDLLPVQIKKDGDFGGGRNSSNLLTNEQLSQVLKFTESKIRQLGKKIAAGEIRAYPYWHKKDTPCGRCGYKPICWFDSSFSGCGYNFLRPMNDQQLLENICQYGEGGEE from the coding sequence ATGTCTGTGACATTCATTCTTGGACGAGCTGGAAGCGGCAAGACGCATTTTTGCTTGGAGGAAATCAAAGAAGAACTTTTACAAAATCCTGAAGGACCGCCACTGATTTTTTTGGTACCGGAACAGGCAACCTTTCAGCTGGAACGGGAATTGATTAATACGCCCGGATTAGATTGTTTCGCCAGAGTACAAGTATTGAGCTTTCGTAGACTGGCTTTTCGAATTTTTCAACAGACCGGCGGTATGGTTCGCCCGCATATATCGGAAATGGGTAAGCGAATGCTGATTCGGTCGGTCTTGGCAAAGGAAGCAAAAAACCTAAAGTTATTTTCCCACTTGAGCGGAGACTTTGGTTTTTGTGATACGGTGGCCAGTTCCATCAGCGAATTTAAAATGTATGGGTTGGCAGCAGAAGAGCTGGAATGTGAGGCTGCTGCACTAGTAGATAATGTTGCCAAGAAATTATTAGCCGATAAACTGCATGATATGGCCATTGCCTATCAAGGTCTAGAAACAGCGCTGGATGGCCGCTATACTGACCCCGACGATTACATGCGTTGGGTGGCTGAAAAAATGCCTGAGTCGGATTTGATTCAGGGAGCGAAGGTATGGGTAGATGGTTTTTCCGGGTTTACGGTTCATGAATATGCTGTATTGGCTCAGTTGTTTTCCTCAGCAGCAGTAGTAAAAATGGCTCTTTGTTTACCCCATTGGGCCGCAGCTGATAAGTTAAGTGAACATGATATATTCTACCCTACATGGAGAACTTACCAGCAGTTATTAGCTTTATCTGCAGAGACTGGTGCTGCTGTAGAAAAAACGGTAAAACTGGAGGGTAAACCGCCTCGTTTTAACAACCCTTGGCTCCAACACCTCGAAGCGCAGCTTAGTTGTTGGCCGGGAGAGCAGAAAGAGGGGCAGCCTCAGGGAATTCGGGTGACCGGGGCAGCAAATCGGCGAACAGAGATTGAAACCGCCGCGCGGCAGATGATTGCTCTTGCCAGGGATAGGGACTGGCGCTGGCGGGAAATGTCAGTCATGTGCCGTGGCCTGGAACCTTATGCAGATCTGGTAAGAACAATCTTTAAGGATTATGGAATTCCTTTCTTTATTGATAAGAGCCAAGGGGTGGCTCATCACCCCTTGGTTGAATTGCTGCGCTCATCCATGGAAACGGTGGCTTCCAATTGGCGTCACGAGGTAGTTTTTCGCTGCTTAAAAACCGATTTGCTGCCTTTGGATAGAGAAGAGGTTGATAGATTAGAAAATTATTGCCTGGCCTGTGGAATTGAGGGCAGCCTGTGGACCATGGAGCATCGTTGGCAGTATATTGCTGAGCTTGACTTAGAGAATAATGTTGCAGCAGTTAAGTCCCAGGAGGATTATCTGGCAGACATCAATGAATTGCGTGATAAAGTTAGGGCTTGTTTTCAACCATTGGCTCAGTTTAGCAGCGGCAGGCATAAGGTTAGGGAAATAAGCCGGGCCTGCTGGCAGTACCTTGACCTGCTTGCGGTGGCAGAAAATATGGCGGTTTGGCGCGATGAAGACGAGAGACAGGGTGATTTGACCAGAGCTCAGGAACATGTACAGGTGTGGGACCAGGTAATTGAATTACTGGACCAGATGGTAGAGTGTCTGGGGGAGGAAGAATTGACCCTCAGGGAATATCTGACTATTTTGGAGGCTGGTTTGGAGCAGCTTAAGGTTGGTTTAATTCCGCCGGGGTTGGATCAGGTATTGGTGGGAAGTATAGATCGTTCTCGTAATCCTAATGTAAAAGCTTTATTTTTCTTAGGCGCTAATGATGGTATTTTCCCGCGGCAATTTAGTGAGGAGCAAATTTTTGGTGATGAGGAAAGGGAATACCTGCAGGCTGAAGGATTGGAAATTGCCCTTTCCAGCAGAATGAAATTACTGGAGGAGCAGTACTTTATCTACATTGGCATGACCCGAGCCAGCCAATACTTATCAATTAGTTATGCTTTGGCGGACGAGGAAGGCAAGGAAATGAGACCGTCGGCAATATTACATACCATTAAGAATATATTTCCGCAGCTGGAAATCGACTATTGTGGAATGGAACCTGAGGGTGAGTGTCAGACCCGGGAATACCTGGTGCCTGGACCGGGTAGCATTATCCTGTTAATAAATAAACTGCGACAGGTTAAAGAAGGAGCGGAGTTCCCTCTGGTATGGCAAAACCTGTTTAACTTTTATCTCAACAGGAATTCTACACGGGATCTGCTGCTTAGCTTGTTGGGGTCACTGAGTTTCTCACCCAGTCAGAAGAATTTATCTGATGATAGTATAAATCAGCTTTACTCCAACCCGATCAAGGTTAGTGTATCTCGTTTGGAGCAGTATGCGCGTTGCCCCTTCAGTTATTTTGCTGAGCATGTGTTGAAGCTTAGGGAAAGGCGTCAATTAACTTTAGATGCTTTAAATCTTGGCAAGATCTATCACCAAATTTTATCGGAGTTTGTCCTCAATTTAGAACAGGAACAACTGCTGTGGAAAACACTTGACGCTGTGAAGAAAAAAGAATTGGCAGATAGAGTACTGGCCCAAATTCATCGTAATCTTGAAAGAACAGGTTTGCTAAAAGATGCGAAAAATCGTTACCTTCTTAAGCAGGTAAGGGAGAACATTTACTACGCTTTGGACATCTTGACGGAACACGCCCAACGAGGTGAGTTTGTTACGCGCTGGGTGGAGACATCCTTTGACCGAGGTGGTCAACTTCAGCCGTTGGAGGTACAGGTAAACGAAAAATGGTCACTGATGTTACGAGGCAGAGTAGATAGAATTGATTTAACAGACGGCGGAGGCAAGAAATATTTGAGGATAGTTGATTATAAGACTAATGACACCAGATTCCATTGGTGGCAGTTTTATTACGGACTACAGCTGCAGTTATTAACTTATTTATGGGCAGCAGTGGATTCAATACCAGCTTTGGTAGCTGAAGAAGTAGCTGCTGCAGGAGCGTTCTACTTTCCGGTGAGTCGTCCGCTGGTAGCTTCCAATGGGCCGCTGACCGAGGAAGCAGCTCATCGACAAGTAAAGCTTAAGAGTAAAATGCAGGGGGTATTGCTCAGGGACCATGAAGCTGTCAGCCGTATGGGGGTAGATGGGGTTGGCTACTCAGATTTATTGCCGGTGCAAATAAAAAAAGATGGGGACTTTGGCGGAGGCAGAAATAGTAGTAATTTACTTACCAACGAGCAGTTGTCCCAGGTACTTAAATTTACGGAGAGTAAAATAAGACAGCTGGGCAAAAAAATAGCAGCCGGTGAAATTCGTGCCTATCCATACTGGCATAAAAAAGATACACCGTGCGGCAGATGTGGATACAAGCCGATATGCTGGTTTGACAGTAGTTTCTCAGGATGCGGCTATAACTTTTTGCGGCCGATGAATGACCAGCAGCTGCTAGAGAATATCTGCCAATACGGCGAAGGGGGTGAGGAATAG
- the addA gene encoding helicase-exonuclease AddAB subunit AddA, with protein MQWNTSQKSAIESKNQNILVSAGAGSGKTAVLVERILRRVLDPADAMELDKILVVTFTEAAAAEMRQRIGREIQKKLVAEPENTYYRQQFNLLGKASISTIHSFCLDSVRKYFYRLNLEPNFRIADNSEIALLRQEVIDKLFQGAYMNEDTEFLMLVEAYGETKDSKLKDTVFSLFDYARSQPYHHRWLQQLMNQFPHDLAELDKGRWVNELKEEIAVKLEEAKWYYERAQALTEQPGGPYQYADTFNYERVTVEEIISSLAASSWQQLWSRFQAFDFARLKAAKDVDEDLKEFAKEWRTQAKGIIIKLKEKFFARMPEEHLEDLGIIYPLVKRLIELTTEFDTSFSAVKREKGVLDFADLEQFCFSLLVDEEGQPTDIAVEMQSRFEEVLVDEYQDVNVIQNAILESAARQCEGGYMFMVGDVKQSIYRFRLAEPTLFMNKEARYVSGFHQEGRLISLNTNYRSRQQVINGVNYLFQQLMDARVGDIDYDKGTSVDHFLQYGELYPDIAAEDNLPHATLGRDIELHVLQREVDFDAEEVDDDFASLAALEKEALVMAQRIKQLVEGDEKNGAAKVWERGTQAYRNITYRDVVILLRSPRSSANVISQVFQQFNIPVYADVTQGYFSAQEVETMLALLRIIDNPQQDIPLAAVLNSPIGGFSAEEMAAVRCLDKDGAFYSAVAAASKEKNLGELGEKAAQFLKTLSRWRTLSRREPLSSLIWTIYRETGFLEYCAGLPRGEQRQANLRALYDRARQFDRFVFQGLYRFLHYVQRLQDTSNDLAPARALGENENVVRIMSIHKSKGLEFPVVFLGDLGKKFNRKGFTGDMLFHQEMGIGLNVVDSTLRHRYPTLAQMAVKARLERENLAEEMRVLYVALTRAKEQLILVGSVNGLEKWQDKLSALAQHRTKRLPTFFRVGAETCLDWLCGGIIRHRHGKVIQSAGDGAVSEGALDGHPSSWKVRVWCTDDLVELEKPGRPAVETEIWHKIISGQPLELEAEDEELAAAINWYYPAAGLVNKAAKLSVSELKRREMFQDDQDQPGTLMSRQLRKKPRFEAEQLLGAAEKGTALHLVMQHVDLYQPVNDQSLKEQINRMISKELLTPELAKTIPVKKIVGFFRNAIGNKILANPSRVFREQQFSLGIPAPEVYPDLADAGVAEKVLVQGVIDCFIKTGSGIILIDFKTDKVTTSMERLKEKYRVQLKLYARALTAMYNLPVVGCYLFFFDTEELLEVQLI; from the coding sequence ATGCAGTGGAACACCAGTCAAAAATCAGCCATCGAAAGTAAGAACCAAAATATTTTAGTATCTGCAGGTGCCGGGTCGGGAAAAACGGCGGTGCTAGTGGAGCGAATTTTGCGCCGAGTTTTAGACCCTGCTGATGCGATGGAACTGGATAAAATCCTGGTTGTTACCTTTACGGAAGCAGCTGCAGCGGAAATGCGTCAAAGGATTGGCAGGGAAATTCAGAAGAAATTGGTGGCAGAACCGGAAAATACCTATTATCGACAACAATTTAATCTATTGGGCAAGGCATCTATTTCAACTATTCATTCCTTCTGCTTGGATTCGGTGCGAAAATATTTTTACCGGCTTAATTTGGAGCCGAACTTTCGCATCGCTGATAATAGCGAAATAGCTCTATTGCGCCAGGAAGTTATTGACAAATTGTTTCAGGGCGCCTATATGAATGAAGATACTGAATTTCTGATGTTGGTTGAAGCCTATGGTGAGACAAAGGACAGCAAATTAAAAGATACTGTTTTTTCTTTGTTTGACTATGCCCGAAGTCAACCGTATCACCACCGATGGCTGCAGCAGTTGATGAATCAATTCCCTCACGACCTGGCCGAATTAGATAAGGGTCGATGGGTAAATGAGCTGAAGGAAGAAATCGCTGTCAAATTAGAAGAAGCCAAATGGTACTATGAACGGGCCCAGGCGCTGACCGAACAACCGGGGGGGCCTTATCAATACGCTGACACTTTTAATTACGAACGGGTAACGGTGGAGGAAATTATATCATCATTGGCTGCTTCTAGCTGGCAGCAGCTTTGGTCGCGCTTTCAGGCTTTTGATTTCGCTCGGTTAAAGGCGGCTAAAGATGTGGATGAGGATTTAAAAGAGTTCGCTAAAGAGTGGCGCACCCAAGCAAAGGGTATTATCATAAAGCTAAAGGAGAAATTTTTTGCCAGGATGCCTGAAGAGCACCTTGAAGACCTTGGCATAATTTATCCTTTAGTAAAACGGTTGATAGAGTTAACTACGGAGTTTGATACCAGCTTTTCTGCTGTTAAGCGGGAGAAAGGTGTATTGGACTTTGCCGACTTGGAACAATTTTGTTTTTCCTTACTGGTGGATGAGGAAGGGCAGCCTACTGATATAGCTGTTGAAATGCAATCACGTTTTGAAGAAGTATTGGTAGATGAATATCAGGATGTCAATGTAATTCAGAACGCCATTTTAGAGTCGGCAGCCCGTCAGTGTGAGGGTGGTTATATGTTTATGGTGGGGGATGTTAAACAAAGTATCTATCGTTTTCGCTTGGCAGAACCAACGTTGTTTATGAATAAGGAAGCCCGCTATGTTTCCGGTTTCCACCAGGAAGGACGCTTAATATCCCTAAATACTAATTACCGCAGCCGGCAGCAGGTAATTAACGGGGTTAATTACCTTTTTCAGCAGTTGATGGATGCCCGTGTAGGCGACATCGATTATGACAAGGGGACTAGTGTCGATCACTTTCTCCAATACGGTGAACTATATCCTGACATAGCCGCTGAAGATAATTTGCCACACGCGACGCTGGGCCGCGATATCGAACTTCATGTACTGCAGCGGGAGGTGGACTTCGACGCTGAAGAGGTTGATGATGATTTTGCCTCCTTGGCTGCATTAGAAAAAGAAGCATTGGTAATGGCTCAGAGAATTAAACAACTGGTGGAGGGGGATGAGAAGAACGGGGCTGCAAAGGTTTGGGAGAGAGGTACCCAGGCATACCGCAATATCACCTATAGAGATGTTGTTATTTTACTCCGTTCGCCGCGAAGCAGTGCCAATGTTATCAGTCAAGTGTTTCAACAATTTAATATTCCGGTTTACGCGGATGTAACACAAGGATATTTTTCTGCTCAGGAAGTGGAGACCATGCTGGCGTTATTGCGGATAATCGATAATCCTCAGCAGGATATTCCCCTCGCTGCCGTTTTGAATTCACCAATAGGAGGGTTTTCAGCTGAGGAAATGGCGGCAGTTCGTTGTCTGGATAAAGATGGTGCATTTTATTCAGCAGTAGCTGCCGCTTCCAAAGAGAAAAATCTGGGTGAGCTAGGGGAGAAGGCAGCACAGTTTTTAAAGACATTAAGCCGATGGCGTACTTTATCCCGGCGGGAACCCTTAAGCAGCCTAATCTGGACAATTTATCGGGAAACGGGTTTTTTAGAATACTGTGCCGGCCTGCCCCGGGGTGAACAGCGCCAAGCCAATCTCCGGGCTCTATATGACCGGGCAAGGCAGTTTGACCGCTTTGTATTCCAGGGTTTGTATCGCTTTTTACACTATGTTCAACGCCTGCAGGATACTTCAAATGACTTAGCCCCGGCCCGAGCACTGGGCGAAAATGAGAATGTAGTACGCATTATGAGTATTCATAAAAGTAAGGGTTTGGAATTCCCGGTGGTTTTCCTTGGCGATCTGGGTAAAAAGTTCAACCGTAAGGGCTTTACCGGTGATATGCTCTTTCACCAAGAAATGGGTATCGGTCTTAACGTAGTTGACAGTACCTTGAGACATCGTTACCCCACACTGGCGCAAATGGCGGTTAAAGCTCGCTTAGAACGAGAAAACTTAGCGGAAGAGATGCGGGTTTTATATGTGGCTTTAACCCGGGCGAAAGAGCAGTTGATTCTGGTGGGCTCAGTCAACGGTCTAGAAAAATGGCAGGATAAGTTGTCTGCTTTGGCCCAGCATAGAACAAAGCGGCTGCCAACTTTTTTTCGAGTGGGAGCTGAAACATGTCTTGATTGGTTATGCGGCGGCATCATCCGGCACCGGCATGGTAAAGTAATCCAATCTGCAGGTGATGGGGCAGTTAGTGAAGGTGCTTTGGATGGACATCCGTCCAGCTGGAAAGTGAGGGTTTGGTGCACGGATGATCTGGTTGAACTGGAAAAGCCCGGGCGGCCTGCTGTAGAAACTGAAATTTGGCATAAAATAATCAGCGGGCAGCCTCTGGAGCTTGAAGCGGAAGATGAGGAATTAGCAGCAGCGATTAATTGGTATTATCCTGCAGCCGGTTTGGTAAATAAAGCGGCAAAATTGTCTGTCAGCGAATTAAAACGAAGAGAGATGTTTCAGGATGACCAGGACCAACCTGGGACACTTATGTCCAGACAGTTGAGAAAAAAACCTCGTTTTGAAGCGGAACAACTGCTCGGTGCCGCCGAAAAAGGGACTGCACTTCATTTGGTAATGCAGCATGTGGATTTATATCAACCGGTAAATGACCAGTCCTTGAAAGAACAGATAAACCGAATGATTTCAAAGGAATTACTGACGCCGGAGCTGGCGAAAACAATACCGGTGAAAAAAATCGTGGGCTTTTTCCGCAATGCAATAGGCAATAAAATATTGGCAAATCCATCCCGAGTGTTCCGGGAGCAGCAATTCAGTCTGGGGATTCCTGCCCCCGAGGTTTACCCGGATTTGGCTGACGCAGGGGTGGCGGAAAAGGTTCTGGTGCAGGGCGTGATTGATTGTTTTATTAAAACCGGTTCCGGTATTATCTTGATAGATTTTAAAACGGATAAGGTGACGACATCGATGGAGCGCCTAAAGGAGAAATACCGCGTGCAGTTGAAACTTTATGCCCGGGCTTTAACAGCAATGTACAATTTGCCGGTGGTCGGATGCTATTTATTTTTCTTTGACACCGAGGAATTGCTGGAAGTTCAGTTGATTTAG
- a CDS encoding Glu/Leu/Phe/Val family dehydrogenase: MGILEETKGLVENSIQELGLPKAVFEHLKEPQRLMIVNIPVRLDSGEVKSFIGYRAQHCNVLGPFKGGIRFHPQVTIDEVKALSMWMSLKCAVVEVPYGGGKGGVVCNPKEMSEDEIERLSRGYIRSMLKIIGPEQDIPAPDVYTNPQIMAWMADEYSSAKGHNEWGIVTGKPLIVGGSLGRLEATSRGCYFVVEDAIEKLGLSMQGLKVAIQGFGNVGSYAAKLLADAGAKVIAVSDSGGGIYHEDGLPVDKLMEHKVKEGTVSSYPQGKRISNEELLILECDVLVPAALENQLTSNNAPNVKAKIIVEAANGPTTAEADSILTDKGILICPDILANAGGVVVSYFEWVQDLESFYWSEEQVNSRLQLKMADAFRRVYDFCQRQEVPMRKAAYMLAVKRLGEGMLTRGWVKK; the protein is encoded by the coding sequence ATGGGAATTTTAGAAGAAACTAAAGGTTTAGTGGAAAATTCTATTCAGGAGTTAGGTCTGCCCAAAGCTGTATTTGAACATCTGAAGGAGCCTCAGCGGCTGATGATAGTGAACATACCGGTGCGGTTAGATAGCGGTGAAGTGAAGTCTTTTATTGGCTATCGCGCACAGCATTGTAATGTATTAGGCCCATTTAAGGGTGGTATTCGCTTTCATCCGCAAGTGACCATAGATGAGGTGAAGGCGCTGTCCATGTGGATGAGTTTAAAGTGTGCAGTGGTTGAGGTCCCCTATGGTGGCGGGAAAGGCGGTGTCGTCTGCAATCCCAAGGAAATGTCTGAGGATGAAATTGAAAGATTAAGCCGTGGCTATATCAGGTCAATGCTTAAGATAATTGGTCCGGAACAAGATATACCTGCACCGGACGTGTACACAAATCCCCAGATTATGGCTTGGATGGCAGATGAATATAGTTCTGCTAAAGGTCATAACGAATGGGGTATTGTCACCGGTAAACCTTTAATTGTGGGGGGTTCGTTAGGACGATTAGAGGCCACCTCCCGCGGGTGTTACTTTGTGGTAGAAGACGCAATTGAGAAACTAGGCTTATCTATGCAGGGTCTGAAAGTGGCTATACAAGGGTTTGGTAATGTTGGTAGTTATGCTGCTAAGCTCCTAGCTGATGCAGGGGCTAAGGTAATTGCGGTAAGCGATTCAGGAGGCGGGATATATCATGAGGACGGTCTGCCCGTGGACAAATTGATGGAACATAAAGTAAAAGAAGGTACGGTTAGCTCTTATCCTCAAGGAAAAAGAATTAGTAATGAGGAACTTCTGATATTGGAATGTGATGTTTTGGTGCCTGCGGCGTTGGAAAATCAATTGACGTCTAATAATGCGCCTAATGTTAAAGCTAAAATAATTGTTGAGGCCGCAAACGGTCCTACCACAGCTGAAGCCGACAGTATCTTAACCGATAAAGGAATACTAATTTGTCCCGATATTTTGGCTAATGCCGGCGGTGTGGTGGTTTCTTATTTCGAATGGGTGCAAGATTTAGAAAGCTTTTATTGGTCCGAGGAACAAGTTAATTCCCGGTTGCAACTAAAAATGGCCGATGCTTTTCGCCGGGTCTACGATTTTTGCCAACGGCAAGAAGTGCCAATGCGTAAGGCGGCTTACATGCTGGCGGTGAAGCGGTTAGGCGAGGGAATGCTGACTCGGGGTTGGGTAAAAAAATAA
- a CDS encoding NAD(P)H-dependent flavin oxidoreductase, whose protein sequence is MKIPHLTIGNITVPYPIIQGGMAVRISGGRLAGTVAKAGGVGVIAGTALTEAELLTEMEKAKNIANGTGAIGINVLFAVSNFADLIRTAMKNGIDMVFSGAGFSRDVFSWGREFNVPVVSIVSSGRLAKLAEKLGAAAVVVEGKEAGGHLGTDRPLKDILPEVVGQVKVPVIAAGGIITGKDIKWALDNGADGVQMGTRFAASEESDAPESFKQTYLDASKEDSILIESPVGLPGRALKTAFTERLDKGLIKPTVCNSCLKKCSNRFCLRLALEDAQKGLMQDGLIFAGEKVHTIKEILPVQKIFHNLISELRQD, encoded by the coding sequence ATGAAAATTCCTCATTTAACTATTGGTAATATTACTGTACCGTATCCCATCATCCAGGGCGGTATGGCTGTACGCATTTCCGGCGGGAGACTGGCCGGCACAGTCGCTAAAGCCGGCGGTGTTGGCGTGATTGCCGGCACCGCACTAACTGAAGCGGAGCTGCTCACCGAAATGGAAAAGGCGAAAAACATTGCCAACGGAACCGGTGCCATTGGCATTAATGTGTTATTTGCCGTTTCAAACTTTGCAGATTTGATTAGAACAGCCATGAAAAACGGTATTGACATGGTTTTTTCCGGCGCCGGCTTTTCCAGGGATGTCTTTAGTTGGGGCAGAGAGTTTAATGTTCCTGTAGTGAGCATCGTTTCCAGCGGTCGCTTAGCGAAGTTGGCAGAAAAACTTGGTGCCGCTGCTGTAGTTGTGGAAGGTAAAGAAGCCGGTGGCCATTTAGGTACTGACAGGCCGTTAAAAGATATTCTCCCCGAAGTGGTGGGTCAGGTAAAAGTACCGGTGATTGCTGCCGGTGGTATCATCACTGGCAAGGATATTAAGTGGGCTTTGGATAATGGTGCTGACGGCGTCCAAATGGGCACACGGTTTGCTGCCAGTGAGGAATCTGACGCGCCGGAGAGCTTCAAACAAACCTATTTGGATGCATCCAAAGAAGATTCAATCTTAATAGAAAGCCCCGTGGGCCTACCCGGCAGAGCCCTTAAGACTGCCTTCACTGAACGGTTAGACAAAGGATTAATTAAACCCACTGTTTGTAATAGCTGTCTCAAAAAATGCAGTAACCGCTTTTGTCTTAGGCTGGCCTTGGAAGATGCTCAAAAAGGCTTAATGCAGGATGGACTTATTTTTGCTGGTGAGAAGGTACATACAATAAAAGAAATCCTGCCGGTCCAGAAAATTTTCCACAACCTAATTTCTGAACTGCGGCAGGACTAG